One segment of Amycolatopsis alba DSM 44262 DNA contains the following:
- the narJ gene encoding nitrate reductase molybdenum cofactor assembly chaperone — translation MKLLRPRHGRDHAALRQIAGWCLQYPDEAVLGKLGLLRACLDETTGPGHDELSRTVAHLEQGDPGELASHYIEVFDRKPRRTLHLSWFLDGDTRRRGETLAALRRFYRTHGFAPAENELPDFLPAILEFAAAAGSDAAEQVLARFHPALDLLHRNLSTMDTPYRGAVTAVLATLPATPAPIPAEPPAELVGLDPFPTGAGGGR, via the coding sequence GTGAAACTCCTCCGTCCCCGGCACGGGAGAGATCACGCGGCGCTGCGCCAGATCGCCGGATGGTGCCTGCAGTATCCCGACGAAGCCGTCCTCGGCAAACTCGGCCTGCTGCGCGCCTGTCTCGACGAGACCACCGGCCCCGGCCACGACGAGCTCTCCCGCACAGTCGCTCATCTCGAACAGGGCGATCCCGGCGAGCTGGCTTCGCACTACATCGAGGTCTTCGACCGCAAACCCCGCCGGACACTGCATCTGAGCTGGTTCCTCGACGGCGACACCCGCCGTCGTGGTGAGACACTGGCCGCCCTGCGCCGGTTCTACCGCACCCACGGATTCGCCCCCGCCGAGAACGAGCTGCCGGATTTCCTCCCGGCGATCCTGGAGTTCGCCGCCGCGGCGGGCTCCGACGCGGCGGAACAGGTGCTCGCCCGTTTCCATCCCGCACTGGATCTCCTGCACCGCAATCTGTCCACTATGGACACGCCGTATCGCGGCGCCGTCACAGCGGTGCTGGCGACGCTGCCCGCCACCCCGGCACCGATCCCCGCTGAACCCCCTGCCGAACTGGTCGGCCTCGACCCGTTCCCCACCGGCGCCGGAGGTGGCCGATGA
- the narI gene encoding respiratory nitrate reductase subunit gamma — MSSGLDLLLWGAAPYASIALLVFGTIWRYRHDKFGWTTRSSQLHESRLLRVASPVFHIGLLMVIGGHVLGLFVPKGVTEFAGLDEHGYHLISLGMGSLAGLVAIGGLGLLLWRRIRVPAVRGATSVSDKYMYVVLVLVMLAGLANTLVDNGLRGGYDYRETVSPWFRGILLLDPQPDLMASAPLDYRLHTALAMVLFALWPFSRLVHAFSAPVRYLLRPYVVYRRRAPGSVGTRDPRRGWE, encoded by the coding sequence ATGAGTTCCGGACTGGACCTGCTGCTGTGGGGCGCCGCGCCCTACGCGTCGATCGCGCTGCTGGTCTTCGGCACGATCTGGCGGTATCGCCACGACAAGTTCGGCTGGACGACCCGGTCCAGCCAGCTCCACGAATCCCGGCTCCTGCGGGTGGCCAGCCCGGTGTTCCACATCGGACTGCTGATGGTGATCGGCGGGCACGTGCTCGGCCTCTTCGTGCCCAAGGGCGTCACCGAATTCGCCGGGCTCGACGAACACGGCTACCACCTGATCTCGCTCGGGATGGGCAGTCTGGCCGGGCTGGTCGCGATCGGCGGGCTCGGACTCCTGCTGTGGCGGAGGATCCGGGTGCCCGCGGTGCGCGGCGCCACCTCGGTCAGCGACAAGTACATGTACGTGGTGCTCGTGCTGGTGATGCTCGCCGGACTGGCGAACACGCTGGTCGACAACGGGCTCCGGGGCGGATACGACTACCGCGAGACGGTCTCGCCGTGGTTCCGCGGCATCCTGCTCCTCGATCCCCAGCCGGACCTGATGGCGTCGGCACCACTGGACTACCGGCTGCACACCGCGCTGGCCATGGTCTTGTTCGCGCTGTGGCCGTTTTCCCGCCTGGTGCACGCTTTCAGCGCGCCGGTGCGGTACCTGCTCCGCCCGTACGTGGTCTACCGTCGCCGCGCTCCCGGCAGCGTCGGCACCCGAGACCCGCGCCGCGGCTGGGAATGA
- a CDS encoding HPP family protein, whose protein sequence is MTRLRRAAYVALSSFGCIVFIGLCAILSGAPLLFPSLGPTAFLVFASPQAPGASPRNTVLGHLAGVLAGLTGLAVTGLLTAAPDLTHPSWPRIGAAAIALGLTCAAMAALEIPHPPAGATTLIIALGLLHTTPQIVAVLAGVVLIALLAVLVNKLFGVPYPWWRAAAPVTAPPPRPLRPESSAKG, encoded by the coding sequence ATGACGCGCCTCCGCCGGGCCGCCTACGTCGCGCTGAGTTCGTTCGGCTGCATCGTGTTCATCGGCCTCTGCGCGATCCTGTCCGGCGCGCCCCTGCTGTTCCCTTCGCTCGGGCCCACCGCGTTCCTGGTCTTCGCGAGCCCGCAGGCGCCCGGCGCGAGCCCGCGCAACACGGTGCTCGGGCATCTGGCCGGTGTTCTCGCGGGCCTCACCGGCCTCGCCGTCACCGGGCTGCTCACTGCCGCCCCGGACCTGACACATCCTTCCTGGCCGAGGATCGGGGCGGCCGCGATCGCGCTGGGTCTCACCTGCGCCGCGATGGCCGCGCTGGAGATCCCCCATCCCCCGGCCGGGGCCACCACCCTGATCATCGCGCTCGGCCTGCTGCACACCACTCCGCAGATCGTCGCGGTCCTGGCGGGTGTCGTCCTCATCGCGCTGCTGGCCGTGCTGGTCAACAAACTGTTCGGCGTTCCCTACCCTTGGTGGCGCGCGGCCGCTCCGGTCACCGCGCCGCCGCCACGTCCTCTGCGGCCCGAATCGTCCGCAAAGGGCTGA
- a CDS encoding MFS transporter gives MPSPFAFPGDFRRLWIGQTISAFGDKVSRIALPTVALLGLGGTAWDVGLLAALRFLPFVLLGSVAGVWVDRLSCRRTMIHADVGRLVAMGSIPVAYLCGVLTLVQLFVVAGVVGVLTVFFEVAAQSYLPILAGPDGIVAGNERLQTSRAVAEVGGAAAAGGLMQLLGTALAIVADALSFLVSLVTLVRMRHREPPAVRSGERRSALKEAREGLAVLLSDVRLRALMFASTTVNLGVATANALVLVFAYDEGKLSTGAVGLAFAIGTAGLILGAVSSGAIARRFTLGGTLASSILLTGSGFLLLPVGGQGAALITLIAGQFLIGFADSVFNIHVLSLVQRVTPPEMMGRVNGTALSVVFGTGTLGGLAAGFVGTVFGTLPGLVISAGIICCGAVFVLVSPLRTIRAAEDVAAAR, from the coding sequence ATGCCTTCACCTTTCGCTTTCCCCGGCGACTTCCGGCGCCTGTGGATCGGCCAGACGATCAGCGCTTTCGGCGACAAGGTTTCGCGGATCGCGTTGCCGACGGTCGCCTTGCTCGGGCTCGGCGGGACCGCCTGGGACGTCGGACTGCTGGCCGCGCTGAGATTCCTGCCGTTCGTGCTCCTCGGTTCCGTGGCGGGCGTCTGGGTCGATCGGCTCTCCTGCCGCCGGACGATGATCCACGCCGACGTCGGCAGGCTGGTGGCGATGGGATCGATCCCGGTCGCGTATCTGTGCGGCGTGCTCACCCTCGTCCAGCTGTTCGTCGTCGCCGGGGTGGTCGGCGTGCTGACGGTCTTCTTCGAAGTCGCCGCCCAGTCGTACCTGCCGATACTCGCGGGACCGGACGGGATCGTGGCAGGCAACGAGCGGCTGCAGACCTCCCGCGCGGTCGCCGAGGTCGGCGGCGCGGCCGCGGCGGGCGGGCTGATGCAGCTCCTCGGCACCGCGCTGGCCATCGTGGCCGACGCTCTCTCCTTTCTCGTTTCCCTGGTGACACTGGTGCGGATGCGCCATCGTGAGCCGCCCGCGGTCAGGAGCGGGGAGCGGCGGTCGGCGCTGAAGGAGGCTCGGGAAGGCCTGGCGGTGCTTCTGTCCGACGTCCGGCTGCGCGCGCTGATGTTCGCGAGCACGACGGTGAATCTCGGTGTGGCGACGGCGAACGCGCTCGTGCTGGTCTTCGCCTACGACGAGGGGAAGTTGAGCACGGGCGCGGTCGGTCTCGCTTTCGCCATCGGGACGGCGGGCCTCATCCTGGGGGCGGTGTCGTCCGGCGCGATCGCCCGCAGGTTCACCCTCGGCGGGACGCTGGCGAGCTCGATCCTGTTGACCGGATCGGGGTTCCTGCTGCTGCCGGTCGGCGGGCAGGGCGCCGCGCTGATCACCTTGATCGCAGGCCAGTTCCTGATCGGATTCGCCGACTCGGTGTTCAACATCCACGTGCTCAGCCTGGTCCAGCGCGTCACACCGCCGGAGATGATGGGCCGCGTCAACGGGACCGCGCTTTCGGTGGTCTTCGGCACCGGGACGCTCGGCGGTCTCGCCGCCGGCTTCGTCGGCACGGTCTTCGGCACCCTGCCGGGGCTGGTGATCTCGGCCGGGATCATCTGCTGTGGCGCGGTGTTCGTCCTCGTCAGCCCTTTGCGGACGATTCGGGCCGCAGAGGACGTGGCGGCGGCGCGGTGA
- a CDS encoding helix-turn-helix transcriptional regulator, with amino-acid sequence MPQRLVGSTGIAGMTQLHQAAPLIERQHALIELLRVRAPRRVTGASLAEATGVSLRTVERDITRLREAGVPITIHRGPRGGYGIDARPVLPPISLTPGEASALIASLVAVGPYTSAVAQSALGKVLEALTGK; translated from the coding sequence ATGCCCCAGCGGCTGGTCGGTTCCACCGGAATCGCGGGAATGACCCAGTTGCACCAGGCGGCGCCCCTGATCGAGCGGCAGCACGCGCTCATCGAACTGCTGCGGGTGCGCGCGCCGCGCCGGGTGACGGGCGCGAGCCTCGCGGAAGCGACCGGGGTGAGCCTGCGGACCGTGGAACGCGACATCACCCGCCTGCGTGAAGCGGGTGTTCCCATCACCATCCACCGCGGCCCTCGCGGCGGCTACGGCATCGACGCGCGGCCCGTGCTGCCGCCGATCTCGCTGACGCCGGGTGAAGCGTCCGCGCTCATCGCGTCACTGGTCGCCGTCGGCCCGTACACCTCCGCGGTGGCGCAGTCCGCGCTGGGCAAGGTCCTCGAAGCCCTCACCGGGAAATGA
- a CDS encoding EF-hand domain-containing protein, which produces MASDLQRRKISGVFAAMDVDGDGFLQEQDFQALAARWARQRGPGDEKQLTGIMLSWWTTLLEVSDVNRDGRVTLDEVLLVVDKLPGTPEAVTATADAMFEAIDQNGDGLISAAEYRQLIEVWNGRPTDTDAIFPLLDSDGDGMLSRDEFAALWLEFWAGDDAEAPGTLVFGPLAA; this is translated from the coding sequence ATGGCAAGCGACTTGCAGCGGCGCAAGATCTCGGGAGTTTTCGCCGCGATGGACGTCGACGGTGACGGTTTCCTTCAGGAGCAAGACTTTCAGGCCTTGGCCGCGCGATGGGCACGGCAGCGGGGGCCGGGCGACGAAAAGCAGCTGACCGGGATCATGCTGAGCTGGTGGACGACGCTGCTCGAAGTGTCGGACGTCAATCGCGACGGCCGGGTCACCCTCGACGAAGTCCTGCTGGTGGTGGACAAACTGCCGGGTACCCCCGAGGCGGTGACCGCGACCGCCGACGCGATGTTCGAAGCGATCGACCAGAACGGCGACGGCCTGATCTCCGCGGCGGAGTACCGTCAGCTGATCGAGGTCTGGAACGGGCGCCCCACCGACACCGACGCCATCTTCCCGCTGCTCGACTCCGACGGCGACGGGATGCTGTCACGGGACGAGTTCGCCGCGCTGTGGCTGGAGTTCTGGGCAGGTGACGACGCGGAAGCGCCGGGGACCCTCGTCTTCGGTCCGCTCGCCGCCTGA
- a CDS encoding helix-turn-helix transcriptional regulator: MNAPDLRVALYTADPLTRAGLIGMLAQTTGLEVVPSGGRGADVLVAAEDPVDHELPVLRRAVSEQGALPGVLIAGPLPPSGHRSAATAGVRSLLPHRAVRPDRLIAEVVAARSAVKTSAGRLAAGYDALVGGPCGASRFRERELRVLRLIAEGKDTAEIGEAMGYSQRTIKNILHQAQRRLALRNRAQAVAEAIRSGLI; encoded by the coding sequence GTGAACGCGCCGGACCTCCGGGTGGCCCTCTACACGGCCGACCCCCTGACCCGAGCCGGGCTGATCGGCATGCTGGCGCAGACCACCGGACTCGAAGTGGTGCCGTCCGGCGGCCGGGGCGCGGACGTGCTGGTGGCCGCCGAAGACCCGGTCGACCACGAACTCCCGGTACTCCGGCGGGCGGTGTCCGAACAGGGCGCCCTGCCCGGTGTCCTGATCGCCGGACCGCTTCCGCCGTCCGGCCACCGCTCGGCCGCGACCGCCGGGGTGCGCAGCCTGCTGCCGCACCGGGCGGTCCGGCCGGACCGGCTGATCGCGGAGGTCGTGGCCGCGCGGTCGGCGGTCAAGACCTCCGCCGGGCGGCTGGCCGCCGGCTACGACGCGCTGGTGGGCGGCCCGTGCGGGGCCTCGCGGTTCCGTGAACGCGAGCTCCGCGTGCTGCGGCTGATCGCGGAGGGCAAGGACACCGCGGAGATCGGCGAGGCGATGGGCTACTCCCAGCGGACCATCAAGAACATCCTGCACCAGGCGCAGCGGCGGCTGGCGCTGCGGAACCGGGCACAGGCGGTCGCCGAAGCCATCCGGTCCGGCCTGATCTGA
- a CDS encoding helix-turn-helix transcriptional regulator — MDTETRQITVAVHAPDPITTAGLASQLGTQQGIDIRDWDQRAETDVLVFAAEWLTPETVLWLRRLAAEDGKPVVLVVSQISEAELVPAIECRVVAVLPRSATTGERLAHAVRAAATGGGVLPPSLLGELLKHVERLQREVLDPMGVNTAGLTTREIDVLRLMAEGKDTVEIAGELSYSERSVKHIIQGITGRLKLKNRPHAVAYAVRAGVI; from the coding sequence GTGGACACGGAAACCCGACAGATCACCGTGGCGGTACACGCGCCCGATCCGATCACCACGGCGGGCCTGGCCAGCCAGCTGGGCACGCAGCAGGGGATCGACATCCGGGACTGGGATCAACGCGCCGAGACCGACGTACTGGTGTTCGCCGCCGAATGGCTGACACCCGAGACCGTGCTCTGGCTGCGACGGCTGGCCGCCGAGGACGGCAAGCCGGTGGTGCTCGTGGTGAGCCAGATCAGCGAGGCGGAACTGGTGCCCGCGATCGAATGCCGGGTGGTCGCGGTCCTGCCGCGCTCGGCGACGACCGGTGAACGCCTGGCGCACGCGGTCCGCGCGGCGGCCACCGGCGGCGGCGTGCTCCCGCCGAGCCTTCTCGGTGAGCTGCTGAAACACGTCGAACGGCTGCAGCGCGAGGTGCTCGACCCGATGGGCGTCAACACCGCCGGGCTCACCACGCGGGAGATCGACGTGCTGCGGCTGATGGCCGAGGGCAAGGACACCGTCGAGATCGCCGGCGAGCTCAGCTACTCGGAACGCAGCGTGAAGCACATCATCCAGGGCATCACCGGACGGCTGAAGCTGAAGAACCGGCCGCACGCGGTCGCCTACGCCGTACGGGCAGGGGTCATCTGA
- a CDS encoding BTAD domain-containing putative transcriptional regulator produces the protein MDEVPSLTVRLLGGAPARHGDGEIALGPAQRQAVFAALALHAGQFVSRKELIDAVWGERPPDSATGIVYTYVSALRRALEPAGEPLVATRAGYSLDLPRQQVDVHVFEAELEQARAHRLAGAHQRELESLRAALGQWRGSALNGIPGPFAETQRTRLNELRMSALERQAEVALHLGGYRELVGELAVLVERHPLREGLHRMLVTALFRSGRQAEALAAFDRARETIIEQSGLEPGPELLALRQRVLDGDPTLHHQDQPERHRPTQAMPERPPVFVGREFELGRVRRHLSALTDDGRGGTVWLDGEAGSGKSALLAEALAPARSRTRWVEADELTSAVPLSLIADSLGGDALDDLAKAVTELCEDGPRVLVFEDLHWADEESLLAWQRLHRFTEHLPLLLIGSARPLPRRRTLDVLRSRLDGEIVPLPPFDGPAVAALAEETLARDPGEEFLGFAAEYTAGNAGYLGEVFAEFADGREPSTAPHSRIATVVEDHLATLSVQCKRTLTSAALLGSSFTVADLAGVTGRELRTLIEAVEEALAARVLETEGDRLRFRVPLVRSVFAASTPPAIRAVLHQEIAATMAGSGAPADRVAEQLLQVGDELTARWIPQWLLDNVRVLSTGPAVELLHLLSHQRNLTEEQHQDLTGELAALLLPEAGTAASWPATRAAGTAQPWCAPLHALARPAVPPQRGAS, from the coding sequence ATGGACGAGGTTCCCTCGCTGACGGTGCGGCTCCTGGGCGGTGCGCCCGCCCGCCACGGTGACGGCGAGATCGCCCTGGGTCCCGCCCAGCGGCAAGCGGTCTTCGCCGCCCTCGCCCTGCACGCCGGCCAGTTCGTCTCCCGCAAGGAGCTCATCGACGCCGTCTGGGGCGAGCGGCCCCCGGACAGCGCCACCGGCATCGTCTACACCTACGTCTCCGCGCTGCGCCGCGCGCTGGAGCCGGCGGGCGAGCCGCTCGTCGCGACCCGCGCCGGGTACAGCCTCGACCTGCCGAGACAGCAGGTCGACGTCCACGTCTTCGAAGCCGAGCTGGAACAGGCCCGCGCGCACCGGCTGGCCGGCGCGCACCAGCGGGAACTGGAGTCGCTGCGCGCCGCGCTCGGGCAGTGGCGGGGTTCCGCGCTGAACGGGATCCCCGGTCCGTTCGCCGAGACCCAGCGCACCCGGCTGAACGAACTGCGCATGAGCGCGCTCGAACGCCAGGCCGAGGTCGCGCTGCACCTCGGCGGGTACCGCGAACTCGTGGGCGAACTGGCCGTGCTGGTCGAGCGCCATCCGTTGCGGGAAGGCCTGCACCGCATGCTGGTCACCGCGTTGTTCCGGTCCGGCAGGCAGGCCGAGGCGCTGGCCGCCTTCGACCGCGCCCGCGAGACGATCATCGAGCAGTCCGGCCTCGAACCAGGGCCGGAACTGCTGGCCCTGCGGCAGCGGGTCCTGGACGGCGACCCGACGCTGCACCACCAGGACCAGCCCGAACGTCATCGGCCGACGCAGGCCATGCCCGAACGGCCGCCGGTCTTCGTCGGCCGCGAGTTCGAACTGGGCCGGGTACGCCGTCACCTGTCGGCCCTGACCGACGACGGTCGCGGCGGGACGGTGTGGCTGGACGGCGAGGCGGGCAGCGGCAAGAGCGCGCTCCTGGCGGAGGCCCTCGCCCCGGCGAGAAGCCGGACACGCTGGGTCGAAGCCGACGAACTGACCAGTGCGGTCCCGCTGAGCCTCATCGCCGACAGCCTCGGCGGCGACGCACTGGACGATCTCGCCAAAGCGGTCACCGAGCTGTGCGAAGACGGACCGCGGGTGCTCGTCTTCGAGGATCTGCACTGGGCCGACGAGGAGAGCCTGCTCGCCTGGCAGCGGCTTCACCGGTTCACCGAGCATCTGCCGCTGCTGCTGATCGGCTCGGCGCGGCCGCTCCCCCGCCGCCGCACGCTCGACGTCCTCCGCTCGCGGCTCGACGGCGAGATCGTCCCGCTGCCGCCGTTCGACGGTCCCGCCGTCGCCGCGCTCGCCGAGGAGACGCTGGCCAGGGATCCCGGCGAGGAGTTCCTCGGGTTCGCCGCCGAGTACACCGCAGGCAACGCCGGATACCTGGGCGAAGTGTTCGCCGAGTTCGCCGACGGCCGCGAGCCGAGCACCGCCCCGCACAGCCGGATAGCCACCGTGGTGGAGGACCATCTCGCCACGCTTTCCGTGCAGTGCAAGCGAACGCTGACTTCGGCCGCGTTGCTCGGCTCGTCGTTCACGGTCGCCGACCTGGCGGGTGTCACCGGCCGCGAGCTGCGGACGCTGATCGAAGCGGTCGAGGAGGCGCTCGCCGCCCGTGTGCTGGAGACCGAAGGGGACCGTCTGCGGTTCCGTGTCCCCCTGGTGCGTTCGGTGTTCGCCGCGAGCACGCCGCCCGCCATCCGCGCCGTACTGCACCAGGAGATCGCCGCGACCATGGCGGGCTCCGGCGCGCCCGCGGACCGCGTCGCCGAGCAGCTGCTCCAGGTCGGCGACGAACTGACGGCGCGCTGGATCCCGCAGTGGCTGCTCGACAACGTCCGTGTGCTGTCCACCGGGCCCGCGGTCGAACTGCTCCATCTGCTTTCGCACCAACGGAATCTCACCGAAGAACAGCATCAGGACCTGACCGGCGAACTCGCCGCGCTGCTGCTGCCCGAAGCGGGCACGGCTGCCTCTTGGCCCGCCACCCGCGCCGCGGGGACCGCGCAGCCGTGGTGCGCCCCGCTGCACGCGCTCGCCCGCCCCGCCGTGCCGCCTCAACGCGGCGCGAGCTGA